A stretch of Paenibacillus peoriae DNA encodes these proteins:
- the rpsG gene encoding 30S ribosomal protein S7, producing the protein MPRKGPVTKRDVLPDPVYNSKLVTRLINRIMLDGKRGVAQSILYNAFKLIQERTGNDPMEVFEAAIKNIMPVLEVKARRVGGANYQVPIEVKPERRTSLGLRWLVNYSRNRGEKTMEERLAAEIIDASNNTGASVKKREDTHKMAEANKAFAHYRW; encoded by the coding sequence ATGCCACGCAAAGGTCCAGTTACCAAAAGAGACGTGTTGCCAGATCCGGTATACAACAGCAAGTTGGTTACCCGCTTGATCAATCGCATCATGCTCGACGGAAAACGAGGCGTTGCTCAAAGCATTCTGTACAATGCGTTCAAGCTTATCCAAGAACGTACGGGGAATGACCCGATGGAAGTTTTTGAAGCAGCTATCAAGAATATCATGCCAGTCCTGGAAGTTAAAGCACGCCGTGTCGGCGGTGCCAACTACCAAGTACCAATCGAGGTAAAACCAGAAAGACGTACGTCCCTGGGATTACGTTGGCTCGTAAACTACTCCCGCAACCGCGGTGAGAAAACCATGGAAGAGCGTTTGGCGGCTGAAATTATCGATGCTTCCAACAACACAGGCGCTTCCGTGAAAAAACGTGAAGACACGCACAAAATGGCTGAAGCGAACAAAGCGTTTGCTCACTATCGTTGGTAG
- the rpsL gene encoding 30S ribosomal protein S12 — protein sequence MPTINQLVRKGRQAKIEKSKSPALQKGFNALKREATDISAPQKRGVCTRVGTMTPKKPNSALRKYARVRLTNRVEVTAYIPGIGHNLQEHSVVLIRGGRVKDLPGVRYHIVRGALDTAGVNNRMQARSKYGAKRPKAKKS from the coding sequence ATGCCAACTATTAACCAACTGGTTCGTAAAGGACGTCAAGCCAAAATCGAGAAATCGAAATCACCGGCTTTGCAAAAAGGTTTTAATGCCTTGAAACGTGAAGCTACCGACATCAGTGCCCCGCAAAAACGCGGAGTGTGCACTCGTGTAGGTACTATGACTCCGAAAAAACCAAACTCCGCACTTCGTAAATATGCTCGTGTTCGCTTGACGAACCGTGTAGAGGTGACTGCTTACATTCCAGGTATTGGACATAACCTTCAAGAACACAGCGTAGTGCTGATTCGCGGCGGTCGTGTAAAAGACCTTCCGGGTGTGCGTTACCATATCGTTCGCGGTGCTTTGGATACTGCAGGCGTAAACAACCGCATGCAAGCTCGTTCCAAATACGGCGCAAAACGCCCTAAAGCTAAAAAATCCTAA
- a CDS encoding ribosomal L7Ae/L30e/S12e/Gadd45 family protein, which yields MSKEQGLQDAHVKIGTKQTIRMVELGFASEVYVAEDADQRLTSNIIALCNKQGVKVTLVDTMKNLGAACGIEVGAAMAAIVKQ from the coding sequence ATGTCTAAAGAACAGGGACTGCAAGATGCTCATGTCAAAATCGGTACCAAACAAACCATTCGTATGGTAGAATTGGGCTTTGCCTCAGAAGTATATGTGGCAGAAGACGCAGATCAGCGTCTCACTTCCAACATCATTGCTTTGTGCAACAAGCAAGGAGTCAAAGTGACTCTCGTAGACACAATGAAAAATCTCGGAGCTGCATGTGGGATTGAAGTGGGAGCCGCAATGGCTGCTATCGTAAAACAATAG
- the rpoC gene encoding DNA-directed RNA polymerase subunit beta', which yields MLDVNNFEYMKIGLASPEKIRSWSRGEVKKPETINYRTLKPEKEGLFCEKIFGPTKDWECHCGKYKRVRYKGVVCDRCGVEVTRAKVRRERMGHIELAAPVSHIWYFKGIPSRMGLALDMSPRSLEEIIYFASYVVTDPGDTPLEKKQLLSEKEYRSYREKYGYGFQAGMGAEAVKKLLQDLDIDKELEFLKEELRTAQGQRRNRAIKRLEVIEAFRNSGNQPDWMIMDVLPVIPPELRPMVQLDGGRFATSDLNDLYRRVINRNNRLKRLLDLGAPDIIVQNEKRMLQEAVDALIDNGRRGRPVTGPGNRPLKSLSHMLKGKQGRFRQNLLGKRVDYSGRSVIVVGPYLKMYQCGLPKEMALELFKPFVMKELVNKGLAHNIKSAKRKVERVSAEVWDVLEEVIKEHPVLLNRAPTLHRLGIQAFEPILVEGRAIRLHPLVCTAYNADFDGDQMAVHVPLSAEAQAEARLLMLASGNILNPKDGKPVVTPSQDMVLGSFYLTMDNKEEEGSNMILRNMNEAISAYQRGTAGLHARVAIPVKALNKTSFTEKQQEAMLITTVGKIIFNEIFPASFPYINDATRANLLYGTAEEFFVYEKGVNLTEAIQNAPQASGVGKDYLGNIIARCFETYHTTETAVILDKIKQLGFTYSTRAGVTVAVSDVIVPVEKQEILKGSEDKAQVVTNQYRRGLITNEERYDRIIDIWSKAKDDITEVLMKSMDRYNSIMMMVDSKARGNKSQITQLGGMRGLMANPSGRIIELPIKSNFREGLTVLEYFISTHGARKGLADTALRTADSGYLTRRLVDVAQDVIVREEDCGTDKGFTVSRIQDGKEVIEDLYDRLEGRYCFETVRHPETGEILARRNELIDSDKAEAIVKAGVHKVQIRSVLSCRAKHGVCKKCYGRNLATGKHVEIGEAVGIIAAQSIGEPGTQLTMRTFHTGGVAGDDITQGLPRIQELFEARNPKGQATISEIDGTVKEVREGKDRREIDIQGEAETKTYSVTYGSRLRVSEGMTVEAGDELTDGSIDPKEMLRIKGIRGVQNYILQEVQRVYRNQGVEINDKHVEVMIRQMLRKIRIIDAGDTILLPGSFVDVHEYENANKIAILSGQEPAVAKPVLLGITKASLETDSFLSAASFQETTRVLTDAAIKGKVDQLLGLKENVIIGKLIPAGTGMNRYRSVKFAQPEEGQSPSEELEPISAE from the coding sequence TTGTTGGACGTTAACAATTTCGAATATATGAAAATCGGGCTTGCTTCCCCCGAAAAGATTCGTTCTTGGTCCCGCGGAGAAGTCAAAAAACCGGAGACGATTAACTATCGTACGCTTAAACCGGAAAAAGAAGGACTATTTTGCGAGAAAATTTTCGGACCTACGAAAGACTGGGAATGTCATTGCGGTAAGTACAAACGTGTACGCTATAAAGGTGTTGTCTGTGACCGTTGTGGAGTAGAAGTTACTCGCGCTAAGGTTCGCCGTGAGCGTATGGGCCATATTGAGTTGGCTGCTCCTGTATCGCACATTTGGTACTTCAAAGGCATTCCAAGTCGTATGGGTCTTGCTCTTGATATGTCTCCAAGATCTCTGGAAGAGATCATTTACTTCGCATCTTATGTTGTAACCGATCCAGGAGATACGCCTTTGGAGAAAAAACAACTCCTGTCCGAAAAAGAATACCGTAGCTACCGTGAGAAATACGGCTATGGCTTCCAGGCAGGTATGGGTGCTGAAGCGGTTAAAAAGCTTCTTCAAGATTTGGATATAGACAAAGAGTTAGAATTTTTGAAAGAAGAGCTGCGTACAGCTCAAGGACAACGTCGTAACCGTGCGATCAAACGCCTTGAAGTTATTGAGGCCTTCCGTAACTCAGGCAACCAACCGGATTGGATGATCATGGACGTACTTCCTGTTATTCCTCCTGAGCTTCGTCCAATGGTACAGTTGGATGGTGGTCGTTTCGCTACCTCTGACCTTAACGACTTGTATCGTCGTGTTATTAACCGTAATAACCGTCTGAAACGTCTGTTAGATCTAGGTGCGCCAGATATTATCGTACAAAATGAAAAACGGATGTTGCAGGAAGCTGTTGACGCTTTGATTGATAATGGTCGTCGTGGTCGTCCTGTTACAGGTCCAGGTAACCGTCCTTTGAAATCCCTCAGCCACATGCTGAAAGGTAAACAAGGACGTTTCCGTCAAAACTTGCTCGGAAAACGTGTTGACTACTCTGGTCGTTCCGTTATCGTTGTAGGTCCGTACTTGAAAATGTATCAATGCGGTTTGCCAAAAGAAATGGCGTTGGAACTGTTCAAACCTTTTGTTATGAAAGAACTGGTGAACAAAGGTTTGGCGCACAATATCAAGAGCGCGAAACGTAAAGTAGAGCGTGTGAGTGCAGAAGTATGGGATGTGCTGGAAGAAGTAATCAAGGAGCATCCGGTTCTTCTGAACCGTGCCCCTACGTTGCATAGACTCGGTATCCAGGCGTTCGAACCGATTTTGGTTGAAGGTCGTGCGATTCGTCTGCATCCGCTCGTATGTACTGCATATAATGCCGACTTTGACGGTGACCAAATGGCTGTTCACGTTCCGTTGTCTGCGGAAGCCCAAGCTGAAGCTCGTTTGCTTATGCTAGCATCCGGCAACATTTTGAATCCGAAAGACGGCAAGCCAGTTGTTACACCTTCCCAGGATATGGTTCTTGGTTCTTTCTATCTGACTATGGATAACAAAGAAGAAGAAGGAAGTAATATGATCCTTCGCAACATGAATGAAGCTATATCGGCTTACCAACGTGGTACAGCTGGACTTCATGCTCGTGTAGCTATTCCGGTTAAAGCTTTGAATAAAACGAGCTTTACGGAAAAACAACAGGAAGCGATGTTGATCACAACGGTTGGTAAAATTATCTTTAATGAAATTTTCCCGGCAAGCTTCCCGTACATCAATGATGCTACCCGTGCGAACCTGCTTTATGGTACTGCGGAGGAGTTCTTTGTTTACGAGAAGGGTGTAAATCTTACAGAAGCCATTCAAAACGCTCCGCAAGCTAGCGGGGTAGGCAAGGATTACCTTGGTAATATCATTGCCCGTTGTTTTGAGACTTACCATACAACAGAAACAGCTGTAATTCTGGATAAAATCAAGCAGCTTGGCTTTACGTATTCCACTCGTGCAGGGGTAACGGTTGCTGTATCGGACGTAATCGTGCCGGTGGAAAAACAAGAGATTCTTAAGGGATCCGAAGACAAAGCGCAAGTTGTAACGAATCAGTACCGTCGTGGTCTGATTACGAATGAAGAACGCTATGACCGGATTATCGATATTTGGTCTAAAGCGAAAGATGATATTACTGAAGTATTGATGAAGTCCATGGATCGCTACAACTCCATCATGATGATGGTGGACTCCAAAGCGCGGGGTAACAAATCACAGATTACTCAGCTCGGCGGTATGCGTGGTCTGATGGCGAATCCATCCGGACGTATTATCGAACTCCCAATCAAATCAAACTTCCGTGAAGGTCTGACAGTACTCGAGTACTTCATCTCCACTCACGGAGCGCGTAAAGGTTTGGCGGATACTGCCCTTCGTACGGCTGACTCGGGTTACCTGACTCGTCGTCTCGTAGATGTCGCACAGGATGTTATCGTGCGCGAAGAAGACTGCGGAACGGATAAAGGCTTCACAGTAAGTCGTATCCAGGATGGTAAAGAAGTAATTGAAGATCTCTATGACCGTCTGGAAGGTCGCTATTGCTTTGAAACGGTACGTCATCCTGAGACTGGCGAGATTTTGGCTAGACGTAACGAATTGATTGACTCCGACAAAGCTGAAGCGATTGTTAAAGCTGGCGTACACAAAGTTCAAATACGTTCTGTATTAAGTTGTCGTGCTAAACATGGCGTCTGCAAGAAATGTTACGGTCGCAATCTGGCGACTGGTAAACACGTTGAGATTGGTGAAGCAGTTGGTATCATCGCTGCACAATCCATCGGTGAGCCAGGAACACAGCTTACTATGCGTACGTTCCACACAGGCGGCGTAGCGGGTGACGATATTACACAAGGTTTGCCTCGTATCCAGGAGCTTTTTGAAGCGCGTAATCCTAAAGGTCAGGCAACGATTAGTGAAATTGACGGTACAGTTAAAGAAGTTCGTGAAGGTAAAGACCGCCGTGAGATCGACATTCAGGGTGAAGCTGAAACGAAAACATACTCAGTAACGTATGGTTCCCGCCTGCGCGTAAGCGAAGGTATGACTGTTGAAGCTGGGGACGAACTGACGGATGGTTCGATTGACCCTAAAGAAATGCTGCGTATTAAAGGTATTCGCGGGGTACAGAACTATATCCTTCAGGAAGTTCAACGCGTATACCGGAACCAGGGCGTAGAAATCAACGACAAGCACGTAGAAGTTATGATTCGTCAAATGTTGCGTAAAATCCGTATCATTGATGCGGGCGACACGATCTTACTTCCAGGCTCCTTTGTTGATGTCCATGAGTATGAAAATGCAAACAAGATAGCGATTCTCAGCGGTCAAGAACCAGCGGTAGCTAAGCCAGTACTGCTCGGTATTACCAAGGCATCTCTGGAAACTGACTCCTTCTTGTCAGCAGCATCCTTCCAGGAAACTACTCGTGTCCTGACTGATGCAGCTATTAAAGGCAAGGTTGATCAGCTGCTTGGACTGAAAGAGAACGTAATTATTGGTAAATTGATTCCTGCGGGAACAGGTATGAACCGTTACCGTAGCGTGAAATTTGCCCAGCCGGAAGAGGGGCAGTCTCCATCTGAGGAGCTCGAACCAATTTCGGCAGAGTAA
- the rpoB gene encoding DNA-directed RNA polymerase subunit beta — protein sequence MAGHLVQYGRRTRRSYARINEVLEVPNLIEIQQKSYDWFLEEGLREMFRDISPIQDFTGNLILEFIDYSLGEPKYTVDDAKERDVTYAAPLRVKVRLINKETGEVKEQEVFMGDFPLMTETGTFIINGAERVIVSQLVRSPSVYFSTKVDKNAKTTYTATVIPNRGAWLELEMDAKDIIYVRIDRTRKIPVTVLLRALGFGTDAEILDLLGNDEYIRNTLDKDNTDSTEKALIEIYERLRPGEPPTLDNAKSLLVARFFDPKRYDLANVGRYKINKKLHIKNRLFNQRLAETLIDTTTGEIIAEAGQMVDRRLLDEILAQLEESVGHRTYHVASGVLESNDIPLQTIDVFSPIEDGKVVKLIANGNIDKSVKNITPADIISSISYFINLLHGIGSTDDIDHLGNRRLRSVGELLQNQFRIGLSRMERVVRERMSIQDANVITPQALINIRPVIASIKEFFGSSQLSQFMDQTNPLAELTHKRRLSALGPGGLTRERAGMEVRDVHPSHYGRMCPIETPEGPNIGLINSLSTFARINEYGFIEAPYRWVDPKTGKVTDQIDYLTADEEDNYIVAQANAELTEENTFKDEVVIVRYNKQSDNIIPMASSRVDYMDVSPKQVVSVATALIPFLENDDSNRALMGSNMQRQAVPLLIPKSPLVGTGMEHKSAKDSGVCIVSKYNGVIERSSANEIWLRRIETVDGAEVKGDIVKYKLHKFMRSNQGTCINQRPIVNRGDIVKVGDILADGPSTEMGELALGRNVVVAFMTWEGYNYEDAILLSEKLVKEDVYTSIHIEEYESEARDTKLGPEEITRDIPNVGEEALRNLDERGIIRIGAEIGAGDILVGKVTPKGVTELTAEERLLHAIFGEKAREVRDTSLRVPHGTDGIVVDVKVFTRENGDELPPGVNQLVRVYIAQKRKISEGDKMAGRHGNKGVVARILPEEDMPFLPDGTPVQVVLNPLGVPSRMNIGQVLEVHLGMAAMRLGIHVATPVFDGAKEYDVFDTMEEAGMQRNGKTVLYDGRTGDRFEREVTVGVMHMIKLAHMVDDKIHARSTGPYSLVTQQPLGGKAQFGGQRFGEMEVWALEAYGAAYTLQEILTVKSDDVVGRVKTYESIVKGENVPEPGVPESFKVLIKELQSLGMDVKILSEDEQEIEMRELDDEDDTSGDKLSLNLEGSEVGVE from the coding sequence TTGGCAGGACATCTTGTTCAATATGGTCGACGCACTCGGCGCAGTTATGCACGTATTAATGAGGTACTCGAGGTTCCGAACCTGATTGAGATCCAACAAAAATCCTATGATTGGTTTTTGGAGGAAGGATTACGGGAAATGTTTCGGGATATTTCACCAATTCAAGATTTCACTGGAAATCTGATTTTGGAGTTTATCGACTATTCTCTCGGAGAACCCAAATATACCGTTGACGACGCAAAGGAACGCGACGTTACGTATGCAGCACCGCTTCGGGTAAAAGTCCGGCTTATTAATAAAGAGACCGGGGAAGTGAAAGAGCAGGAAGTATTCATGGGAGACTTCCCGCTGATGACTGAAACGGGTACGTTTATTATTAACGGTGCGGAACGGGTTATTGTCAGCCAGTTGGTTCGCTCTCCCAGCGTCTATTTCAGCACAAAAGTCGACAAGAATGCGAAAACAACATACACCGCAACGGTAATTCCTAACCGGGGGGCTTGGCTCGAACTGGAGATGGATGCGAAGGATATTATCTATGTCCGGATTGACCGTACCCGTAAAATTCCGGTTACGGTGTTGCTGCGTGCACTTGGCTTTGGCACTGATGCTGAGATTCTGGATTTGCTCGGCAATGACGAATATATCCGCAACACACTTGATAAAGACAATACGGATTCCACGGAGAAAGCGCTGATTGAAATTTATGAGCGTCTTCGCCCGGGTGAGCCACCTACACTGGATAACGCAAAGAGCTTGCTTGTTGCACGCTTCTTTGATCCAAAACGTTATGATCTGGCCAACGTAGGCCGTTACAAAATCAATAAAAAGCTTCACATCAAAAACCGTCTGTTCAATCAACGTCTTGCTGAGACATTGATTGATACAACAACTGGTGAAATTATCGCTGAAGCAGGACAAATGGTGGATCGTCGCCTGTTGGACGAGATTTTGGCCCAACTGGAGGAATCAGTAGGACACCGCACGTATCATGTTGCTAGCGGCGTGCTGGAAAGCAATGATATTCCACTTCAAACGATTGATGTATTCTCGCCAATTGAGGACGGTAAAGTAGTAAAACTGATTGCTAACGGAAATATTGATAAATCGGTTAAGAATATTACGCCTGCCGATATTATTTCCTCCATCAGTTATTTTATTAACTTGCTTCACGGTATCGGAAGTACGGACGATATTGACCATTTGGGTAACCGTCGTTTACGTTCTGTAGGTGAGTTGCTCCAAAACCAGTTCCGTATCGGTTTATCCCGTATGGAACGCGTGGTGCGTGAAAGAATGTCGATTCAGGATGCTAATGTAATTACGCCACAAGCGTTGATTAACATACGTCCAGTAATTGCTTCGATTAAAGAGTTTTTTGGTAGCTCGCAGCTGTCACAGTTTATGGATCAGACAAACCCGCTTGCTGAATTAACGCACAAACGTCGTCTGTCCGCACTCGGACCCGGCGGTTTGACGCGTGAACGCGCAGGCATGGAAGTGCGTGACGTCCATCCAAGTCACTACGGCCGTATGTGTCCTATCGAGACACCAGAGGGACCAAACATTGGTTTGATCAACTCTTTGTCCACATTTGCACGTATCAACGAGTACGGATTTATCGAAGCTCCTTATCGTTGGGTAGATCCGAAAACCGGAAAAGTTACAGACCAGATTGATTACCTGACTGCTGATGAAGAAGATAACTACATCGTAGCTCAGGCGAACGCGGAATTGACGGAGGAAAACACCTTTAAGGATGAGGTCGTCATTGTCCGTTATAACAAACAGTCTGATAACATTATTCCAATGGCTAGTAGCCGTGTCGATTACATGGACGTATCACCTAAACAGGTCGTATCAGTTGCGACAGCACTGATTCCGTTTCTGGAGAATGATGACTCTAACCGCGCATTGATGGGTTCCAACATGCAACGTCAGGCTGTCCCACTTTTGATTCCAAAGTCTCCATTGGTCGGAACAGGAATGGAGCACAAGTCTGCAAAAGATTCTGGTGTTTGCATTGTATCCAAATACAACGGAGTTATCGAACGCTCTTCGGCTAACGAAATTTGGTTGCGTCGTATCGAAACTGTAGATGGTGCTGAAGTGAAGGGCGACATTGTTAAGTATAAATTACACAAATTCATGCGATCTAACCAAGGAACTTGCATTAACCAACGTCCGATTGTGAACAGAGGAGATATTGTCAAAGTTGGCGATATTCTTGCGGATGGTCCATCTACAGAGATGGGTGAGTTGGCGTTGGGACGTAACGTTGTCGTTGCCTTCATGACTTGGGAAGGTTACAACTACGAGGATGCGATCCTGCTGAGTGAGAAACTGGTCAAGGAGGATGTATACACCTCGATCCATATTGAGGAATACGAATCCGAGGCTCGTGACACGAAACTTGGACCTGAAGAAATCACTCGTGACATTCCAAATGTCGGTGAAGAGGCGCTTCGCAACTTGGATGAGCGTGGAATCATTCGTATTGGTGCCGAAATCGGTGCAGGTGACATTCTTGTTGGTAAAGTTACACCTAAAGGTGTGACTGAATTGACAGCTGAAGAACGTCTCTTACACGCAATCTTTGGTGAGAAGGCACGCGAGGTTCGCGATACTTCTTTGAGAGTTCCTCACGGAACAGATGGGATTGTTGTAGATGTAAAGGTGTTTACACGTGAAAATGGCGATGAACTGCCACCAGGTGTAAATCAGTTGGTTCGTGTATATATTGCTCAAAAACGTAAAATCTCCGAAGGCGATAAAATGGCTGGACGTCACGGTAACAAGGGTGTCGTTGCCCGTATTTTGCCTGAAGAAGATATGCCGTTCCTGCCGGATGGCACACCAGTACAGGTCGTTCTGAACCCGCTGGGGGTACCTTCACGGATGAACATCGGACAGGTGCTTGAAGTCCATCTGGGTATGGCTGCAATGCGTCTTGGTATTCATGTGGCAACTCCAGTATTCGATGGTGCCAAGGAGTATGACGTGTTCGATACAATGGAAGAGGCAGGCATGCAGCGTAATGGTAAGACTGTGTTGTATGACGGACGTACGGGTGATCGTTTTGAACGTGAAGTTACTGTCGGTGTCATGCACATGATCAAACTGGCGCACATGGTCGATGATAAAATCCATGCTCGTTCTACAGGTCCTTACTCTCTCGTTACGCAGCAACCATTGGGTGGTAAAGCTCAATTCGGTGGACAGCGCTTCGGGGAGATGGAAGTATGGGCATTGGAAGCCTACGGCGCGGCGTACACGCTTCAGGAAATTTTGACTGTGAAATCCGATGATGTGGTTGGACGTGTTAAAACTTACGAATCCATTGTCAAAGGTGAAAATGTACCTGAACCGGGTGTTCCAGAATCATTTAAGGTCTTGATCAAAGAGCTGCAAAGCTTGGGTATGGACGTGAAGATTCTGTCTGAAGACGAACAAGAGATCGAAATGAGAGAGCTTGATGATGAGGATGACACAAGCGGCGATAAGCTGAGTTTGAATCTGGAAGGCTCTGAGGTTGGCGTAGAGTAG
- a CDS encoding class I SAM-dependent methyltransferase yields MADHYYSKRPETAHERRSLETVLRGRSYRFVSDSGVFSKQGIDYGSRVLIEAMQLPAQASVLDVGCGYGPIGLAAAALVPEGHVTMVDINERAVQLAIENAERNGVKNVTVKQSDLFAEVKNERFDVILTNPPIRAGKETVHTIFELAYEHLNEGGTLWVVIQKKQGAPSASAKIESLFGHVEEVTKDKGYRILKAKKSF; encoded by the coding sequence ATGGCTGATCATTACTACTCCAAGCGGCCAGAGACGGCGCATGAAAGACGGAGCCTGGAAACAGTGCTGCGGGGGCGGTCATACCGTTTTGTCAGCGATTCAGGCGTTTTTTCGAAGCAGGGCATTGATTATGGGAGTCGCGTGCTGATTGAAGCGATGCAGCTTCCTGCACAAGCCTCGGTATTAGATGTAGGATGCGGTTACGGGCCGATTGGTTTGGCGGCAGCCGCGCTTGTCCCAGAAGGACACGTCACAATGGTTGATATTAATGAGCGAGCCGTTCAACTAGCGATAGAGAATGCGGAACGTAATGGGGTTAAGAATGTCACCGTTAAGCAAAGCGATTTGTTTGCGGAAGTGAAGAATGAACGTTTTGACGTAATTTTGACGAATCCTCCTATACGTGCAGGAAAAGAAACAGTGCATACCATTTTTGAACTTGCTTATGAGCATTTAAATGAGGGTGGAACTTTGTGGGTAGTCATTCAGAAAAAGCAGGGGGCCCCTTCGGCGAGTGCTAAGATAGAGAGTCTTTTCGGTCATGTGGAGGAAGTTACAAAGGATAAAGGCTATCGAATTTTGAAGGCCAAAAAAAGTTTTTAA
- the rplL gene encoding 50S ribosomal protein L7/L12, with product MSKEQILEAIKGMSVLELNDLVKAIEEEFGVTAAAPVAVAGGAAGGAAEAEQSEFDVILTSAGGSKINVIKAVREITGLGLKEAKELVDNAPKPLKEKIAKEEAESIKAKLEEAGASVEVK from the coding sequence ATGAGTAAAGAGCAAATCTTGGAAGCAATTAAAGGTATGTCCGTATTGGAACTGAACGATCTCGTGAAAGCAATCGAAGAAGAATTCGGCGTAACTGCAGCAGCTCCAGTAGCTGTAGCAGGTGGCGCAGCAGGTGGCGCAGCTGAAGCTGAGCAATCCGAGTTCGACGTAATCTTGACAAGCGCTGGCGGTTCCAAAATCAACGTTATCAAAGCAGTTCGCGAAATCACAGGTCTTGGCCTGAAAGAAGCAAAAGAACTGGTTGACAACGCTCCAAAACCACTGAAAGAAAAAATCGCTAAAGAAGAAGCTGAATCCATTAAAGCAAAATTGGAAGAAGCAGGCGCTTCTGTAGAAGTGAAATAA
- the rplJ gene encoding 50S ribosomal protein L10 yields MANAKVIQAKQEAVEVVAAKLRESVTTVVADYRGLNVAQVTELRKQLREAGIEFQVLKNTLLRRATAAAELTELDAVLTGPTAIAFGKDDAVSAAKILNDFAKKNNALELKGAVVEGRVIGVEEIKALAELPSREGLLSMLLSVLQAPVRNFALAVKAVAEKEEQSA; encoded by the coding sequence TTGGCAAATGCAAAGGTGATTCAAGCAAAACAAGAAGCTGTTGAAGTTGTAGCTGCGAAATTGCGTGAGAGCGTAACGACTGTGGTTGCAGACTATCGCGGTCTGAATGTTGCCCAAGTAACTGAGCTGCGTAAGCAGCTTCGCGAAGCCGGAATCGAATTTCAAGTGCTGAAAAACACACTGCTCCGCCGTGCAACTGCGGCAGCAGAATTGACTGAACTGGACGCAGTATTGACAGGTCCTACTGCAATCGCGTTCGGCAAAGATGATGCAGTGTCTGCAGCTAAAATCTTGAACGATTTCGCTAAGAAGAACAATGCACTGGAACTGAAAGGTGCAGTTGTAGAAGGTCGCGTTATCGGTGTTGAGGAAATCAAAGCACTGGCAGAACTGCCATCCCGCGAAGGTCTCCTTTCCATGCTCCTCAGCGTGCTTCAAGCTCCTGTGCGCAACTTCGCGCTTGCAGTTAAAGCTGTTGCAGAAAAAGAAGAGCAAAGCGCATAA
- the rplA gene encoding 50S ribosomal protein L1: MAKHGKKYLEAAKLIDSEATYEPLEAVELVKKAATAKFDETVEAAVRLGVDSRKQDQAVRGVVVLPHGTGKTQRVLVFAKGDKVKEAEAAGADFVGDQDMINKIQQGWFEFDVCVATPDMMSEVGKLGRLLGGKGLMPNPKAGTVTFDVAKAVQEIKAGKIEYRLDKAGQIHAPIGKASFSAEQLNENLKALVEALNRAKPAAAKGVYLKNIAISSTMGPSARVNASVYR, from the coding sequence ATGGCTAAACATGGTAAGAAGTACCTGGAAGCTGCTAAGCTGATTGACAGCGAAGCAACTTACGAGCCTTTAGAAGCCGTTGAACTGGTGAAAAAGGCTGCGACTGCTAAATTCGACGAAACCGTTGAAGCTGCAGTTCGTCTGGGCGTAGATTCCCGTAAACAAGACCAGGCTGTTCGTGGTGTTGTTGTCCTGCCGCATGGTACGGGTAAAACACAACGCGTTCTGGTATTTGCAAAAGGTGACAAAGTGAAAGAAGCGGAAGCTGCTGGCGCTGATTTTGTTGGCGATCAAGATATGATCAACAAAATCCAACAAGGCTGGTTTGAATTCGACGTCTGCGTTGCGACACCTGATATGATGAGTGAGGTTGGTAAACTGGGTCGTTTGCTCGGTGGTAAAGGTTTGATGCCTAACCCTAAAGCAGGCACAGTTACTTTCGACGTTGCCAAGGCTGTTCAAGAAATTAAAGCCGGTAAAATCGAATACCGTCTCGACAAAGCCGGTCAAATTCATGCGCCAATCGGCAAAGCTTCCTTCAGTGCTGAACAGCTGAACGAGAACCTTAAAGCCTTGGTTGAAGCCTTGAACCGTGCGAAGCCAGCGGCTGCTAAAGGTGTATACCTGAAAAACATCGCTATTTCTTCGACTATGGGACCAAGTGCACGTGTGAACGCATCTGTTTACAGATAA